A portion of the Acanthopagrus latus isolate v.2019 chromosome 21, fAcaLat1.1, whole genome shotgun sequence genome contains these proteins:
- the pde1cb gene encoding calcium/calmodulin-dependent 3',5'-cyclic nucleotide phosphodiesterase 1C isoform X5 translates to MESPTKEIEEFESTALKYLQPEQIEKIWLRLRGLRKYKKTSQRLRCLVKQLERGEASLTDLKKNLEYAASVLESVYIEETRRLVDTEDELSDIQSESVPSEVRDWLASTFTRQMGLMLRRNEEKPRFRSIVHAVQAGIFVERMYRRTSNMVGLSYPPSVISVLKNVDKWSFDVFALNEASGEHALKFIFYELLTRYDLISRFKIPISAVVSFVEALEVGYSKHKNPYHNLMHAADVTQTVHYLLLKTGMVHWLTELEIFAMIFAAAVHDYEHTGTTNNFHIQTRSDTAILYNDRSVLESHHVSAAYRLLQEDDEMNILYNLSKDDWRELRALVVEMVLATDMSCHFQQVKAMKNFLQQPEGLDKPKALSLLLHTADISHPAKSWDLHHRWTTSLLEEFFRQGDKEAELGLPFSPLCDRKSTMVAQSQIGFIDFIVVPTFTVLTDMMERIVTPLIDEASHSGFAGFRRSSLNSITSDEAKRHSVKSSDSSSSGQSSLLTVDIKNFKALWNEEVYQNRERWKAQACKEAEERAKKDEEEEEEDQAQEEEAMEPQELHTESEQPEPKEETLEGEAPESTEASRPADGNAGETEQEAPPGSAIHNSPPLQNGELSEGAESPESEENKNKGVDEVAME, encoded by the exons ATTAAGATGTCTGGTGAAGCaactggagagaggagaggcttCCCTCACTGACCTCAAGAAAAACTTGGAGTATGCAGCCTCAGTACTGGAATCCGTTTACATCGAGGAGACAAG GCGTTTGGTGGACACAGAAGATGAGCTCAGTGACATCCAATCAGAGTCGGTGCCATCAGAGGTACGGGACTGGCTGGCCTCCACCTTCACCCGCCAGATGGGCCTGATGCTGCGACGCAATGAAGAGAAACCTCGCTTCCGCAGCATCGTTCACGCTGTCCAGGCTGGAATATTTGTTGAGag GATGTACCGACGTACCTCCAATATGGTGGGACTCAGCTATCCCCCTTCTGTCATATCTGTGCTTAAG AATGTTGACAAGTGGTCGTTTGATGTGTTCGCGCTAAATGAGGCCAGCGGGGAGCACGCACTTAAATTCATATTCTATGAGCTGCTCACAAGATATGACCTCATTAGCCGTTTCAAG ATCCCGATATCTGCCGTGGTGTCTTTCGTTGAGGCCCTGGAAGTGGGATACAGCAAACATAAAAACCCCTACCACAACCTGATGCATGCTGCTGACGTCACACAGACAGTACACTACCTGCTCCTCAAGACTGGCATGGTG CATTGGTTGACTGAGCTTGAGATCTTTGCCATGATCTTTGCGGCGGCGGTGCACGACTACGAGCACACGGGGACCACAAACAACTTCCACATTCAGACAAG GTCAGACACAGCTATCCTGTACAATGACCGCTCAGTGTTGGAGAGTCACCATGTCAGCGCAGCCTACCGCCTGCTGCAGGAAGACGATGAGATGAACATCCTCTACAACCTCTCCAAGGATGACTGGAG AGAGCTGCGGGCTCTGGTGGTGGAGATGGTGCTGGCCACAGACATGTCCTGCCACTTCCAGCAGGTGAAGGCCATGAAGAATTTCCTACAACAGCCGGAGGG ACTTGACAAGCCCAAAGCcctgtccctgctgctgcacacagcagACATCAGCCACCCGGCCAAAAGTTGGGACCTCCACCACCGCTGGACCACCTCCCTACTGGAAGAGTTCTTCAGACAG GGGGATAAAGAAGCAGAGCTCGGTCTGCCATTCTCTCCACTTTGCGACAGGAAGTCCACAATGGTAGCGCAGTCCCAGATCG GGTTCATAGACTTCATTGTGGTTCCCACCTTCACTGTGCTGACGGACATGATGGAGCGCATCGTCACGCCGCTCATCGATGAGGCCTCCCATTCAGGTTTTGCCGGCTTTAGACGCTCAAG TCTGAACAGTATTACCTCCGACGAGGCCAAGAGGCACAGCGTGAAgagctctgacagcagctcatcTGGACAAAGCTCTCTGCTGACGGTGGACATCAAAAACTTCAAGGCGTTGTGGAATGAAGAGGTTTATcagaacagagagaggtggaaaGCGCAGGCTTGTAAAG aggcagaggagagagctaaaaaggatgaggaggaggaagaggaggatcaAGCCCAGGAGGAAGAGGCTATGGAGCCCCAGGAGCTCCACACAGAGTCAGAACAGCCTGAACCAAAGGAGGAGACGCTGGAGGGGGAAGCGCCCGAGTCCACAGAGGCCAGCAGACCAGCAGATGGCAACGCAGGTGAAACAGAGCAGGAGGCGCCGCCTGGGAGCGCCATACATAACAGTCCTCCACTGCAGAACG GAGAGTTGTCTGAAGGAGCTGAGTCTCCAGAGAGcgaagaaaacaagaacaaaggAGTGGATG agGTAGCGATGGAATAA
- the pde1cb gene encoding calcium/calmodulin-dependent 3',5'-cyclic nucleotide phosphodiesterase 1C isoform X7, giving the protein MGLMLRRNEEKPRFRSIVHAVQAGIFVERMYRRTSNMVGLSYPPSVISVLKNVDKWSFDVFALNEASGEHALKFIFYELLTRYDLISRFKIPISAVVSFVEALEVGYSKHKNPYHNLMHAADVTQTVHYLLLKTGMVHWLTELEIFAMIFAAAVHDYEHTGTTNNFHIQTRSDTAILYNDRSVLESHHVSAAYRLLQEDDEMNILYNLSKDDWRELRALVVEMVLATDMSCHFQQVKAMKNFLQQPEGLDKPKALSLLLHTADISHPAKSWDLHHRWTTSLLEEFFRQGDKEAELGLPFSPLCDRKSTMVAQSQIGFIDFIVVPTFTVLTDMMERIVTPLIDEASHSGFAGFRRSSLNSITSDEAKRHSVKSSDSSSSGQSSLLTVDIKNFKALWNEEVYQNRERWKAQACKEAEERAKKDEEEEEEDQAQEEEAMEPQELHTESEQPEPKEETLEGEAPESTEASRPADGNAGETEQEAPPGSAIHNSPPLQNGELSEGAESPESEENKNKGVDEVAME; this is encoded by the exons ATGGGCCTGATGCTGCGACGCAATGAAGAGAAACCTCGCTTCCGCAGCATCGTTCACGCTGTCCAGGCTGGAATATTTGTTGAGag GATGTACCGACGTACCTCCAATATGGTGGGACTCAGCTATCCCCCTTCTGTCATATCTGTGCTTAAG AATGTTGACAAGTGGTCGTTTGATGTGTTCGCGCTAAATGAGGCCAGCGGGGAGCACGCACTTAAATTCATATTCTATGAGCTGCTCACAAGATATGACCTCATTAGCCGTTTCAAG ATCCCGATATCTGCCGTGGTGTCTTTCGTTGAGGCCCTGGAAGTGGGATACAGCAAACATAAAAACCCCTACCACAACCTGATGCATGCTGCTGACGTCACACAGACAGTACACTACCTGCTCCTCAAGACTGGCATGGTG CATTGGTTGACTGAGCTTGAGATCTTTGCCATGATCTTTGCGGCGGCGGTGCACGACTACGAGCACACGGGGACCACAAACAACTTCCACATTCAGACAAG GTCAGACACAGCTATCCTGTACAATGACCGCTCAGTGTTGGAGAGTCACCATGTCAGCGCAGCCTACCGCCTGCTGCAGGAAGACGATGAGATGAACATCCTCTACAACCTCTCCAAGGATGACTGGAG AGAGCTGCGGGCTCTGGTGGTGGAGATGGTGCTGGCCACAGACATGTCCTGCCACTTCCAGCAGGTGAAGGCCATGAAGAATTTCCTACAACAGCCGGAGGG ACTTGACAAGCCCAAAGCcctgtccctgctgctgcacacagcagACATCAGCCACCCGGCCAAAAGTTGGGACCTCCACCACCGCTGGACCACCTCCCTACTGGAAGAGTTCTTCAGACAG GGGGATAAAGAAGCAGAGCTCGGTCTGCCATTCTCTCCACTTTGCGACAGGAAGTCCACAATGGTAGCGCAGTCCCAGATCG GGTTCATAGACTTCATTGTGGTTCCCACCTTCACTGTGCTGACGGACATGATGGAGCGCATCGTCACGCCGCTCATCGATGAGGCCTCCCATTCAGGTTTTGCCGGCTTTAGACGCTCAAG TCTGAACAGTATTACCTCCGACGAGGCCAAGAGGCACAGCGTGAAgagctctgacagcagctcatcTGGACAAAGCTCTCTGCTGACGGTGGACATCAAAAACTTCAAGGCGTTGTGGAATGAAGAGGTTTATcagaacagagagaggtggaaaGCGCAGGCTTGTAAAG aggcagaggagagagctaaaaaggatgaggaggaggaagaggaggatcaAGCCCAGGAGGAAGAGGCTATGGAGCCCCAGGAGCTCCACACAGAGTCAGAACAGCCTGAACCAAAGGAGGAGACGCTGGAGGGGGAAGCGCCCGAGTCCACAGAGGCCAGCAGACCAGCAGATGGCAACGCAGGTGAAACAGAGCAGGAGGCGCCGCCTGGGAGCGCCATACATAACAGTCCTCCACTGCAGAACG GAGAGTTGTCTGAAGGAGCTGAGTCTCCAGAGAGcgaagaaaacaagaacaaaggAGTGGATG agGTAGCGATGGAATAA
- the pde1cb gene encoding calcium/calmodulin-dependent 3',5'-cyclic nucleotide phosphodiesterase 1C isoform X6, which translates to MESPTKEIEEFESTALKYLQPEQIEKIWLRLRGLLRCLVKQLERGEASLTDLKKNLEYAASVLESVYIEETRRLVDTEDELSDIQSESVPSEVRDWLASTFTRQMGLMLRRNEEKPRFRSIVHAVQAGIFVERMYRRTSNMVGLSYPPSVISVLKNVDKWSFDVFALNEASGEHALKFIFYELLTRYDLISRFKIPISAVVSFVEALEVGYSKHKNPYHNLMHAADVTQTVHYLLLKTGMVHWLTELEIFAMIFAAAVHDYEHTGTTNNFHIQTRSDTAILYNDRSVLESHHVSAAYRLLQEDDEMNILYNLSKDDWRELRALVVEMVLATDMSCHFQQVKAMKNFLQQPEGLDKPKALSLLLHTADISHPAKSWDLHHRWTTSLLEEFFRQGDKEAELGLPFSPLCDRKSTMVAQSQIGFIDFIVVPTFTVLTDMMERIVTPLIDEASHSGFAGFRRSSLNSITSDEAKRHSVKSSDSSSSGQSSLLTVDIKNFKALWNEEVYQNRERWKAQACKEAEERAKKDEEEEEEDQAQEEEAMEPQELHTESEQPEPKEETLEGEAPESTEASRPADGNAGETEQEAPPGSAIHNSPPLQNGELSEGAESPESEENKNKGVDEVAME; encoded by the exons ATTAAGATGTCTGGTGAAGCaactggagagaggagaggcttCCCTCACTGACCTCAAGAAAAACTTGGAGTATGCAGCCTCAGTACTGGAATCCGTTTACATCGAGGAGACAAG GCGTTTGGTGGACACAGAAGATGAGCTCAGTGACATCCAATCAGAGTCGGTGCCATCAGAGGTACGGGACTGGCTGGCCTCCACCTTCACCCGCCAGATGGGCCTGATGCTGCGACGCAATGAAGAGAAACCTCGCTTCCGCAGCATCGTTCACGCTGTCCAGGCTGGAATATTTGTTGAGag GATGTACCGACGTACCTCCAATATGGTGGGACTCAGCTATCCCCCTTCTGTCATATCTGTGCTTAAG AATGTTGACAAGTGGTCGTTTGATGTGTTCGCGCTAAATGAGGCCAGCGGGGAGCACGCACTTAAATTCATATTCTATGAGCTGCTCACAAGATATGACCTCATTAGCCGTTTCAAG ATCCCGATATCTGCCGTGGTGTCTTTCGTTGAGGCCCTGGAAGTGGGATACAGCAAACATAAAAACCCCTACCACAACCTGATGCATGCTGCTGACGTCACACAGACAGTACACTACCTGCTCCTCAAGACTGGCATGGTG CATTGGTTGACTGAGCTTGAGATCTTTGCCATGATCTTTGCGGCGGCGGTGCACGACTACGAGCACACGGGGACCACAAACAACTTCCACATTCAGACAAG GTCAGACACAGCTATCCTGTACAATGACCGCTCAGTGTTGGAGAGTCACCATGTCAGCGCAGCCTACCGCCTGCTGCAGGAAGACGATGAGATGAACATCCTCTACAACCTCTCCAAGGATGACTGGAG AGAGCTGCGGGCTCTGGTGGTGGAGATGGTGCTGGCCACAGACATGTCCTGCCACTTCCAGCAGGTGAAGGCCATGAAGAATTTCCTACAACAGCCGGAGGG ACTTGACAAGCCCAAAGCcctgtccctgctgctgcacacagcagACATCAGCCACCCGGCCAAAAGTTGGGACCTCCACCACCGCTGGACCACCTCCCTACTGGAAGAGTTCTTCAGACAG GGGGATAAAGAAGCAGAGCTCGGTCTGCCATTCTCTCCACTTTGCGACAGGAAGTCCACAATGGTAGCGCAGTCCCAGATCG GGTTCATAGACTTCATTGTGGTTCCCACCTTCACTGTGCTGACGGACATGATGGAGCGCATCGTCACGCCGCTCATCGATGAGGCCTCCCATTCAGGTTTTGCCGGCTTTAGACGCTCAAG TCTGAACAGTATTACCTCCGACGAGGCCAAGAGGCACAGCGTGAAgagctctgacagcagctcatcTGGACAAAGCTCTCTGCTGACGGTGGACATCAAAAACTTCAAGGCGTTGTGGAATGAAGAGGTTTATcagaacagagagaggtggaaaGCGCAGGCTTGTAAAG aggcagaggagagagctaaaaaggatgaggaggaggaagaggaggatcaAGCCCAGGAGGAAGAGGCTATGGAGCCCCAGGAGCTCCACACAGAGTCAGAACAGCCTGAACCAAAGGAGGAGACGCTGGAGGGGGAAGCGCCCGAGTCCACAGAGGCCAGCAGACCAGCAGATGGCAACGCAGGTGAAACAGAGCAGGAGGCGCCGCCTGGGAGCGCCATACATAACAGTCCTCCACTGCAGAACG GAGAGTTGTCTGAAGGAGCTGAGTCTCCAGAGAGcgaagaaaacaagaacaaaggAGTGGATG agGTAGCGATGGAATAA